ACTTAGACTTCTTGTTGAAGGAAAAGATAATAAAAAAGCAAAAGAGCTTTTAGATAAACTTACTAAATTTTTTAAGAGTAAATTAGTATGAAAAAAATTATTTTTTTTATTTTTGCTTTTTTTTTAATATTTTTAATTGACCAAACAATAAAACATTTTTTTTTAAATGGTTTTGAATGGCATAGTAAATGTATATCGTTAGTATTAGCAATAAATAAAGGGGTTGCATTTTCTATGTTTAGCTTTTTAGGTGAATATTTAAAATATATTCAGCTTTTTTTTATTTTTTTACTTTTTTACTTTTTTATTAAAGAAAAAGTATTGTTTAAACATCCAATAATTACAGGAATATTATTTGGGGCTGCTATTTCTAATCTTTATGATAGATTTAGGGTAGGTGGAGTAGTTGATTATGTGTATTGGCACTGTTTTTTTGATTTTGCTATATTTAATTTTGCAGATGTAATGATAGACCTTTCAATTTTAATGTTTGCTTATTATTATTTTTTTGCTAAAATTTTGCTCAAAAAATAGGTCGCATAGCTCAGTTGGTAGAGCACTACCCCGACACGGTAGGGGTCGCTGGTTCGAGTCCAGCTGCGACCACCAATTGACAATATATAAATTTTAAGATAAAATTCATAAAAAAAGGAGATTGCTATTAATTTTAAGGAAAAACTTGGATAAGAGACACTTTCATAAATTCTACACATTTTCTACACAGCAATCTATTTTAAATAATCAAAAGGACATTAATGAATAATGATATTATCGGTTATAAGATAGGGGATAATATATTTGATTTGCAAACAATTGAAGCTAAAAATATAGATATTAGTGATGCAAAACCTATTTATTTTGATGATAGTGAAGATGCTCTTGAAATTATTAGACATTCAGCTGCTCATTTGATGGCACAAGCTATAAAAGAACTTTATCCAGATGCGAAATTTTATGTAGGTCCTACAATTGAGAATGGGTTTTATTATGATTTAAAAACTTCAACTCCAATTACGGACAAAGATTTAAAAAACATTGAAAAAAAGATGAAGCAATTTGCAAAGAAAAAAATTGATATTACAAGATATGAGATAAGTAAAGATGAAGCAATTGAAAAATTTAAAGATGATGAATTAAAACAAGAAGTTTTAAAAATGATTCCATCAGATGTTGTTTCTATTTATAAACAAGGTGATTTTGAAGATTTATGTAGAGGACCACATCTTCCTAATACAAAATATCTTCATAATGTAAAACTTCAAAAAGTAGCAGGAGCATATCTTGGAGGTGATTCAAATAAAGAGATGTTAACAAGAGTGTATGGGACTGCTTTTGCTACAAAAGAAGCTCTTCAAGAATATTTGAAAAGACTTGAAGAAGCTTTAAAAAGAGATCACAGAAAACTTGGGAAAGAACTTGAACTTTGGCTTTTTGATGAAGAGGTTGCTCCTGGTATGCCTATTTGGCTTCCACGCGGTGCAATGCTTAGAGCTAATCTTGAAAAATTACTATTTTCTGCTCATATTCAAAGAGAATACGAACCTGTAAGAGGACCTGAGATTTTAAGAAGTGAAATGTGGAAAATTTCAGGTCATTATTATAATTATAAAGAAAATATGTATTTTACTGAGATAGCTCATGATGATAATCAAAAGCAAGCAGAAGAGTATGGTATAAAACCTATGAACTGTTTAAGTCATGTTAAAATTTTTGGTCATAAAGTTAGAAGTTATAAAGAACTTCCTCTTAGATTTTTTGAATTTGGAACAGTTCATAGACATGAAAAAAGCGGAGTTTTACACGGACTTCTAAGGGTTAGAGAATTTACACAAGATGATGCACATATTTTTTGTAGACCAGACCAAATAGAAGAAGAAATAATTAAAGTATTAGATTTTGTAGATTCCATAATGCAAAGATTTGGATTTAAGTATGAGATGGAAATTTCAACTCGTCCTGAAAAATCAATAGGAAGTGATGAAATTTGGGAAAAAGCAACAGAGGCTTTAAAAAATGCTTTAAATAAACTTAATAGAGAATATGGAATTGATGAAGGTGGTGGGGCTTTTTATGGTCCTAAAATTGATATAAAAATTACTGATGCAATTGGTAGAAAATGGCAGTGTGGAACTATTCAAGTCGATTTTAACTTGCCTGAAAGATTTGATATAAGTTATATTGATGAAAATAATGAAAGAAAAAGACCTGTTATGATTCATAGAGCCATTATTGGTAGTTTTGAAAGATTTATTGCTATTTTAACAGAACATTATGCAGGAGAGTTTCCAACTTTTATTGCTCCAATAAAAGCTATTTTTGTACCAATTAGTGAAGATCATATAAATTATGCAAAAGAAATTCAAAAAGAGTTATTAAAAGACGATTTAAAAACAGAAATTTATGCAAGTAACGATTCACTTAATAAAAGAATTAGAAACGCAGAAAAGCAAAAAGTTGCTTATGTTGTAATAATAGGGGATGAAGAGGTAAAAGATGGTACTGTTGCAATTAGAGATAGAAGAAAAAGGACTCAATATAAAATGAAAAAAGGAGAGTTTGTGGAAATGATTAAAAAACTAAGTGAGGTTAGAGTATGAGTAAGAAAGAGAAAACATTAATTAATGAAGAAATTTTAGATATTACAGATAGAGTAAGACTTGTAGATGGTGAAGGAGAGCCTAAAATTGTAGATTCACATAAGGCATTAGAAATTGCATATAATAAGGGATTAGATTTAGTTTTAGTTGCACCAAATGCTAATCCACCTGTTGCAAAAGTTATGGATTATGGAAAATATAAGTACGAACAAGAAAGAAAGAAAAAAGAAGCAAAGAAAAAACAAGTAAAAATTGAAGTAAAAGAGATAAAATTTACTTCGAAAATTCAACAAAATGATATAGATTATAAAGTAAAACATGCAAGAGAGTTTTTAGAAAAAGGAAAACATGTAAAACTCAGAGTGTTTTTAAGAGGAAGAGAGCTTGCTACACCTGAAAAAGGATTTGAGGTTATTAATAAAGTTTGGGATATGTTAAAAGATGTTGCAGAAAAACAAAATGAACCAAAACTTGAAGGAAATTATATTAATTTATTAATTACTCCTCCAAAAAAGAAGAAAAAATAATTTGGAGGTTTTTGTTTTTATTTTATTATAGATGCGATTTAATAAAAAGATGTTTAAAATTTCTTAACAAAACAGCAAATTTCTTCACATTTAGCAAAATCTAAAAAGCATTAACTCTCTTCGTTCAAACAAAATGCTTTTTTATACCAATTCCAAATAAGTTAGTTACTTTAAAATTTTTAAAACTTTCGTTATTTCAATATTTTTTATTATTTTTCCATTGTCCATTTTCAATTTTCAATTGGTATTACCGTTTTTGCTATACTAAAATTTACAATTGTTTTGTCATTTTAAACTTTTATTTGTTGTTTTATAATTTTTATTGAACTCACTATTTTTTAAATAAATCGTATTTATTTTTTTCTATTTTAAATAAGTGTCAGAGATAATAATCTTGTAATAAAAAAGAAAAAAAGAAAGAATTATTTGTTGATATGTTGAATTGCTTTTTCTTTAAATTCTTTAAGTTTTTTAAGCAATTCTTCAAATAATCCTTTTGTATTGTGATTTCTTTTAATTTCTTTTTCAAGTTTAGAAATTTCATCTCTTAACATTTTATATGTTGTATCACTTTTACTTGTGTAACCGAGAGTTTCAGCAAGTTTTAATTGATATTTTGCTTCTTCAAGATATTTTAAAGCTTGTTTTTTATCTTTTTTTACTATTTTGCTCGCTTCACTTACAAGAGCTTCTGCTTTAATTAATGGAATTGGTATTATTGTATCAACTTCAACAAGTGTTGACAGAGCCATTGCTAATACATCTTCTGCTTCTTTTATTTTCCCTTCATTAATATATTTTATTGCAAGATTTAGAGCTGCTGGATATGTTGCAAGAGGTAAATTCACAGTTTTAATAACTATTTCATCTCTAAGTGCATTTAGTACTTCTCTTGCTGCTGGCAATTTATTTGCTACAACAAGAAGTTTTGCTTGATTTACCATTTTTGCAATATCTTTTAATTTTCCTTGGAATTGATAAGCTTCAATTTGAATATCTACTGGAAGAAGATATGGTGCTTTTGGGGTGTTTAGTACAATTGCAAGTTGTCCAACTGCATTTTTTAAAGCTTCTTTTGCTTTTTTTATTTTTTTATTTTTTAAATACATTAATGCTTCTTGTGTGTATTGAATAGCTCTAATTGCTTCTTTTACAAGTTGAGTGTTTTGTGCATTTTTTTCGGCTTTAATAACTGCATTTTTATTTACATTTGCAGTTTTAGCATCTATTGCGAAAGTATTACTTACTAATAAAGAACCAAGTACGATTGATGTTACTATTTTTTTCATTTGTCCCTCCTTAAAAATTTTTAAGTAGTAAAATTATAATACTTTTAGCCTACTTATGTCAAGTATTTTAAATGTTTTATTTTAATTTTAACGAAATTTTAATCTTTGATATGTGATATAATTTTAATAAAAAAGGGATTTGATGCAAGATAAAATTAGAAACTTTTCAATTATAGCACATATTGACCATGGTAAATCTACCCTTGCAGATAGATTAATAGAATTTTGTGGTGGAATTAGCGAAAGAGAAAAAGAAGACCAACTTCTTGATACTATGGATATTGAAAAAGAAAGAGGAATAACTATAAAAGCTCAAAGTGTAAGACTCGAATATAAAGGATATATTTTAAATTTAATAGATACACCAGGACATGTAGATTTTTCTTATGAAGTTAGTAAATCATTAAAAAGTAGTGAAGGAGCTTTACTTGTTGTTGATGCAACCCAAGGAGTAGAAGCTCAAACCCTTGCAAATGTTTATATGGCAATAGAAAATGATTTAGAAATTATTCCAGTAATTAATAAAATTGACCTTCCAAGTGCAGACCCAGATAGAGTTGCAGAGGAAATTGAAAGTACTATTGGAATTGATGCAAGTGAGGCTATTTTAGTTAGTGCAAAAACAGGTCAAGGGATAGAAGAACTTTTAGATGCAATAATTGAGAGAATTCCAGCACCAAAAGGTAATCCAAATGCTCCAACAAAAGCATTAATTTATGATAGTTGGTTTGATAATTATCTTGGGGCTATTTGTTTAGTTAGAGTATTTGATGGTAGTATTAAAAAAGGTGATGAAGTTTTGGTAATGGGTACTGGTAAAAAACATAAAGTATTAGAGCTTTTTTATCCTCATCCTATTAAGAAATTAAAAATGGATGAAATTAAAACAGGAGAAATTGGTGTTGTTGTAATGGGACTTAAAAATGTAGCTGATATTAGAGTAGGCGATACAATAACAAATGCAAAAAATCCTGCAAAAGAACCAGCTGCTGAATTTGAAGAAGCAAAAAGCTTTGTTTTTGCTGGAATTTATCCTATTGATACTGATAAATATGATGATTTAAGAGATGCATTAGAAAAATTAAAATTAAACGACTCATCTATAACATTTGAACCAGAAACATCACAAGCCTTAGGATTTGGATTTAGGGTTGGATTTTTAGGTATGCTTCATATGGAGGTTATTAAAGAAAGACTTGAAAGAGAGTTTGGAATAGAATTAATTGCAACTGCTCCAAGTGTTACTTATAGAGTTAAATTAACTGATGGAAGTGAAATTGAAATTTCAAATCCAAGTGAACTACCACCTCCAAATAAAATTGATAAAATATATGAACCTTATGTAAAAGCTACAATTTTGACACCAAGTGAATTTGTTGGAAATTTAATTCAATTTTTAAATGAAAAAAGAGGTGTGCAAATTAAAATGGAATATCTCTCACCTGAGAGAGTTTTACTTGAATATGAACTTCCTTTAAATGAGATTGTTACTGATTTTTATGATAAATTAAAAACACTTACAAAAGGTTATGCAAGTTTTGATTACGAGCCAATTGGATATAAAGAAGGTGATTTAGTAAAAATGGATATAAGAGTTGCAGGCGAACCAGTTGATGCATTAAGTATTATTGTCCCAAAAGATAAAGCAGAAAAAAGAGGAAGAGAATTAATTAAAGTAATGAAAGAATTAATACCAAGACAATTATTTGAAGTAGCTATTCAAGCAAGTATAGGAAATAAAATTATTGCAAGAGAGACTGTAAAAGCTTTAAGAAAAGATGTTACAGCAAAATGTTATGGGGGAGACATTAGTAGAAAAAGAAAGCTTCTTGAAAAGCAAAAAAAAGGTAAAAAAAGAATGAAAGCGATTGGTAAAGTTAATATTCCACAAGAAGCGTTTTTAAGTGTTTTAAAAATTGATTAATGTTATTAAATAGTTATTTTAAAAAGGTATAATATTTTTCCAAAAATTTTAATAAATCTCTTGACTTTCTTTTTTATTTACCTTATAATTTCATCCACACAACGAAGAGTTGTGAGAATGACCCGTTAGCTCAGTCGGTAGAGCATCTGCCTTTTAAGCAGAGGGCCGCTGGTTCGAATCCAGCACGGGTCACCATTGTCCCCATCGTCTAGTGGTCTAGGATACCGCCCTTTCACGGCGGCGACACGGGTTCGAATCCCGTTGGGGACGCCACTTCTAAATGATAAATCCTTGATAAGCAATGTTTGGTCGCTTAGCTCAGTTGGGAGAGCACCAGCCTTACAAGCTGGGGGTCGCAGGTTCGAGCCCTGCAGCGACCACCACTTGGAGCCGTAGTTTAGCTGGTTAGAATGCCGGCCTGTCACGCCGGAGGTCGCGGGTTCGAGTCCCGTCGGCTCCGCCACTAAATATATTATTTATTGTTATTTTCTTTTTTGTAAAATTTAACTCCATAGATATATCTTAAATAATAAATTTGATAAAGCACAAGTGATAGTATTATTGACTTTATTTTAAAAATTCATAAATATTTGAACTATTCAATAGTCTTAAAAAGTTATAATTATATTGTGACATCAATTATACTAATGTAAAATCAATTTATTTATATATTGCTTCTATAAACTTAAAACCTGCTCCTGCAAATAAAATGCTTCCTATAACATTTAGTGAAATATAAACTAAACTTTCAATAATAAGACCATTTTTTATTAAAAAAAAGCTTTCAATTGCAAAAGTTGAGAATGTAGTTAAAGCTCCCATCATACCAGTAGTTAGTAAAGATTTAATATAAGAGTTTTCAATTATATTGTATTGAATTAAACCTATTAAAACTCCTAAAATAAAACTTCCAATTAAATTAACACTTAATGTACCAAATGGAATATCGTGCTTTATTGTATTATTTATAAGTCCAGAAGTATATGCTCTTAAAATTGCTCCTATAAAGCCTCCGATACCAATTGCAAGCATTGTATCAAATTTCATTTAAACTCCTTGAATAATAGAGATAATTGTATATTCGTAATTTCTTTAATAAAATTAATAAATTATTATTCATTAATCGAATTATATTCTTTGTTTAGAATTTCTTGCATTTTTTCTTTTGTTCTTTCATACCAATTATTGTCAGTAGGATAAAAACTATCTAAAAAAATTACTTTTATTTTTTGTTTATCAACTCTAAAAGGATTTTGTTTAAAAGCAAAAGGAAGATTTATAATCACAAAAGGTTGAACTTTTAAATTTAATTTCTCTGCTAATGCCTTTGGGCCACTTTTCCACTCTTTCATTTTTTTAGGATTTTCTTTATTTCTTGTTCCTTCTGGAAATACTATAATTTTTAATCCTTTATTTATTCTTTTTTTTACTTCTTTAAGCATAGTTATAACTGAGCGTTTATTGGACCTATCAACTAATATCATATCAGTTTTTGTTAGCATATATTTAATAATTGGAGTTTCTCCAAGTTCTTTTTTTGCAATCCAAATAAGTTTTTCTGGTATAACTGTTTCCATTAAAGCAATATCTAAATTATGAGTATGATTACCAATAAATAAATTAGCCTCTTTATCAATGTTCCCTTCAATTATTATTTCTTTTGCAATCATTTTAATTAAAAATTTAGAGAGCCATTTTCTATATTTTAGTTCATTTTTTGGATTAATTCCACAAAGCAAAGATACTATAATTGTAGCTAATCCACCAATCATTAAAAGTATATAAGATTTTAGGCTATTTATAATTTTCACTTTTTATCCATCCTATTTTATTATTTATTTTTATTTTTATATAATTTTTAGTTTTATTTAAAATTTGAGCTTTTTCGTTTTTATTAGAGATATATATAATCGTTGATTGTTTGGTTGGCAATATTTGTACTTTTGTACCTTTTTTTATTTCAATTTCACCTTTTGGTAAAATTTTTAATAGTAGAGAAATTGAAAGAAGTATTGGTAATAGTAATATGAAAATTTTTTGATAAACTAAAAAAATAATTAAACTAAAAGCTATTAAAATTAATATTAAAATATTTAGTGGAGTGAATATTTTTTCATCTTCGGGATTAATATTTGTTTGAGTACTTATAATATTTTGGGTAATTATTACTGGGATTTTTATTTTCTCAAAAGTTTGTTTATTTGAATTGAAATAAAAAAAAGTAAATTCTTTTATATTTTTAGGTAGTATTACATAATATGATGCTTTATTTTGAGATATAGTTGTTAGATTTTGTTCATAGCTTGAAACTTTAAAATTTTTAATAAAACAATTTTTACATAAAATATTAAAATTTAAAATAGTATGATTTTTGTCATATTTTGTAGCAATAGGATTTTCTATTTTTAAATCGTCAGCTACTATATTAGAATAATTTTTTGGAGGGATAATTTTTTTTATTTTAATTAAATTATTTAAATTTATTTCTTTATAAAATTTTTTGCTAATTATTATTAATTTGTGTGGTTCATTATTCGCTAAAAATTTGACGTTTAATAAATAAATATAAGGATTAATTTGAGTGAGGTTTGTTTCTACATTATATGATGTGGTAACGTTTATTTTTTTTGGAGTTGGTAAAATTACTCTAATATTAAAATTAACTAATTCATTAGGATAATAGTAAGGTTTTATGTTTTCATATTTTAAAATTTCTGCAAAAATAAAAAAAGGTATAAAAAGAGATATTAATATTCTCATTTTAATGCTATATTATAGTCTTTTTTTAAAGTTGAAATATATGCAAAAAAGTTTTTTCTTTGTTTACCCCATAGTGTAATTTTTGCAGATTTTCTTATTTTAAGAGGATTTATCCATTTTCCATATCTCATAACTCCAAAATGTAAGTGAGGTCCTGTTGATAAACCTGAGTTTCCAAGATATCCTATTATTTGTCCTTGTTTTACCCATTTTCCTACATAAATTCCTTTTGGCCATCCTCTTAAATGTCCATATAATGTTATGTAACCATCTCTATGTTTAATTTTCACTACTCTTCCATAGCCTCTAATCCAGCCTTTATATATTATCTTACCATCTGCTACTGATTTTATTGGCGTACCAATTCTATTTACATAATCTATACCATCATGCATTCTCCACTTATGTAATAGAGGATGTAATCTCATACCAAATTTAGAAGATATTCTTTTATAATGTAGTGGTGCAGGTAAAAACATTCCTTTTAAACTTCTTGCTCTTTCATCATAATATCGCCCATCATAAGGATTTAAAAATGCATTATATTGGTAAAATTTATTAAATATACTTGCATATAAAACTTTAATTTGTTTAACACTTCCATAGCGTGATTTTTCTTCGTATAAAATTTTAATTTTAGTATTTTTAGGAATATATCTAAAATTAAGCTTGTCACTAAATATATTTATTATTTTATTAGTTAAGCTTCTTAAATTTGTTGCTTTGTATAAATCATAATTTAAATTATTATTAATTGTAACTTCAATGTATTTTTTTTGAGTTTCATAAATAATAGGTACAATTTTGGTTAAATATTTATTGTTTTTGTTTATAATTTGTAGTTGATTTTTATCATCAAGAGGAATTAAAGCTTGCTTTAATCTATTATTTTCAGTTAATAAAAAGATAGTTTCACCAATTCTAATTCTTTTAACTTTCCTTTTAATATTACCTGGTAAGTCATAATATAAACTAATAGGAATAGAATATTTTTTTAAAAAACCATAAAATGTATCACTTTTTGACCATTTTTTCGTTTCTACCTTATATGCAGAAAGTATAGCAATAGATATTATTATTAATAAAAACTTTTTCATTTAAAAAAACCTTTTAACATTTTAATTCCATCTTCTCCACCAAGGATTGAACTCATTGCTCTTTCTGGATGAGGCATAAGTCCAAATACATTTTTATTTTTATTGCATATTCCAGCAATTGAATCTACACTTCCATTTGGGTTAAATTCATTACCATTTTTATCACAATATTTTAATAATACTTGTTCATTATCATACATTTCTTTTAAAGTATCACTATCAACTTTATAATTTCCCTCAGCATGTGCAATTGGAATATTAACTATTTCTCCAACATTTAAATTTGATAAAAATTTATTATTATTGTTTACTACTTTTAAATGATGAAATTTTGAGATAAAGTGTAAACTTTCATTTCTTGTCATTCCACCAGGAAGTAAATGAGATTCAAGTAATATTTGAAATCCATTACAAATTCCAAGAACATATCCACCTTTATTTGCGAATTTAATAACTTCATTCATTATAGGAGAAAATCTTGCGATTGCTCCACTTCTTAAATAATCACCATAACTAAAACCTCCTGGTAAAACTATTAAGTCAAAATTATCTAAATTTGTATGATTATGCCATATAAATTCACTCTTTGCCCCAAGTTTTTCAAATGCCCACTTAGTATCTCTATCACAATTAGTACCAGGAAAAACAATAATTCCTACTTTCATTCTTTAACCTCAATTTTATAATTTTCAATAACTGGATTAGCTAATAATTTATCGGCCATTTCTTTTGCCTCTTTAATTGCTTCTTCTTTGTTATTAGTATTAATTTCTATTATAATTTGTTTTCCTACCCTTACATCTTCTACATTTTTAAATCCTAATGTTTCAAGAGCATGTAATACTGCTTTTCCTTGTGGGTCAAGAACTCCTTTTTTTAAATGAACATTTACAGCAACTTTCATTTTTTATCCTTTAAGTCTATTTAAAATTTCTGTATAAGCTTCTTTAATGTCTCCTAAATCAAATCTAAATAAATCTTTATCCATTTTTTTACCAGTTTTTTTATCCCATAATCTACAACTATCAGGTGTTATTTCATCAGCTAATATTATATTTCCATCTTTATCTTTTCCAAATTCTACTTTAAAATCAACTAATATAAGTCCAATTTTATCAAAAAATTTCACTAAAAAGTCATTTATTTTTAACCCATATTCTCTAAGTTTATCAAGTTCTTCTCTTTTTTCAACTAAATTTAGAATCATTGCATGGTCATCATTAATTAATGGGTCATTTAAGTCATCATTTTTATAGTAAAATTCAACAATTGTAAAGGGAAGTTTTTTTCCTTCTTTTAATCCAAGTCTTCTTGATAAACTTCCAGCAGCAATGTTTCTTACTACTACTTCAATTGGAATAATTTCTACTTTTTTTACAAGCTGTTTTGTTTCATCAATTTGTTTAATTAAATGAGTTGGAATTCCTTCTTTTTGAAGTGCTTCAAAAATTATTGTTGTAATAGCACAATTTAGTGCACCTTTACCTTCTTCTTTATCAGCTTTTTCACCATTAAAAGCTGTTAATGAATCTTTAAATTCACATATTACTTCATTTGGATTATCTGTTTCATAAATTTTTTTTGCTTTTCCTTCATATAAAAGTTTCATTTACTCTCCTTTGCAATAATTAATGCTTTTAAAATATTTGCACCTGTTAATAGTTGCAAATCTCCATCTATTTTTTTTACTTTTTCATTAGTTTTTTTGCTTATAGTTTTTTTATTATCTAATTTTTGAAGCTCTGCTTTAAGATGAGCTTTTAAATTTGCTTCTGTTATTTCAGCAGTTGTATTATTGATTTCTTTGACTTTTCCAGGATGAATAATAATATCTGGGGTAATTCCTCTTGCTTGAATGGTTCTTCCACTTGGTAGATAATATCTTGCAACAGTAAGTCTAATTGCTTCATCTTTGTTAACAGGAAGGATTGCTTGAACGCTTCCTTTTCCAAATGTTTTTTCACCAACTATAACAGCTCTTTTATGGTCTTGAAGTCCACCTGCTACTATTTCACTTGCACTTGCACTTCCTCCATTTACTAATACAACAATTGGAATATTTTTATAAGTACCAAATGAATGTGCTTTAAATTCTATATTTTCACTTTTTAATCTACCCTTTTGAGATACTAAAATACCTTTATCAATAAATAAATCTAACGTTCCAACTGCTTGATTTAAAAGCCCTCCTGGGTTATTTCTTAAATCTATTATGATTCCTTTTTTGCCTTGTTGTTTAGCTTGTTTTAAAATTTCTTTTAGTGAAGGAACTACATTTTTATCAAAACTGCTTATTCTTATGTATTCTATTTGAGGGTATCCTTTTAAAGTATATGCTTTTACTGATTTTATTTTAATTATTCCTCTTGTAATTGTAACTTTAAATGGTTTTTTACCTTTTCTTACAATTGTAAGAGTAATTTTAGTACTAGGTTTTCCTCTCATTAAATTAACTGCTTCATCTAAACTCATATCAATTGTTGCTTTATCATTTATTTTTAAAATAATATCACCAGCTTTAATTCCAGCTTTGAAAGCCGGAGTATCATCAATAGGAGATATTACTGTTAGTACACCATTTCTCATTCCAACAACTATTCCAAGCCCTCCAAATTCGCCATTAGTTTGGATTTTTAATTCTTTATATGCTTTTTTATCAAGATAACTTGAATGAGCATCTAAATTTGGAAGTAGTCCTTTTAGAGCTTTATTAATTATTGTAGAAGTGTTTAATTCATCAACATAATATGCTTCAATCATATTAACAACTTTTACAAATTTTTCATATGCTTGAAGTCTTGTTTGTTGTGTCTCTTTTGCATGTAATAATGTTAATGCTAACAAAATTGCAAATAGCATTTTTTTCATAGAACTCCCTCGTTTTTGAAATTCTATTTAAATTAAGGCAAAAATTCAAGAAGTTTGTTATTTTTAAAATATCATTAATGAAAGTTTAATGTAAAGTAAAAAAAATAAATCAAAAACCTTGACATAAAACGACTAAACCTGTTATAATTTTACCAACTAAAACTTTTAAGGAGGAGAATATGGAAAAATTATTCGAGAAATTAACAAATCAAATGATGGAAGCAATTGAGAGTGGGCTTAGTTTAGCTCTTCATAATAAAAACCCAGAAGTACATCCATTACATGTATTATGGGGACTTGTTACAAATACTAATAGTGTTTTAAATCAGGCGTTTAATAAAATGGGCGTTGATAAAATGGCAATAGAGCTTGAAATTAAAAGTGCAGTAGATAGACTTCCAAAAGTAGATAATATTACAAAAGAGTCTATTAGAATTGGAAGAGAATTAATTGATAGCTTACAAAAAGCAGAAGCTCTTGCTACAAAACTTGGTGATAAGTATATTGCTGTTGATACTTGGCTTATAGCAAATCTTGATAGATTTAAA
This Caminibacter mediatlanticus TB-2 DNA region includes the following protein-coding sequences:
- a CDS encoding YfdX family protein, with protein sequence MKKIVTSIVLGSLLVSNTFAIDAKTANVNKNAVIKAEKNAQNTQLVKEAIRAIQYTQEALMYLKNKKIKKAKEALKNAVGQLAIVLNTPKAPYLLPVDIQIEAYQFQGKLKDIAKMVNQAKLLVVANKLPAAREVLNALRDEIVIKTVNLPLATYPAALNLAIKYINEGKIKEAEDVLAMALSTLVEVDTIIPIPLIKAEALVSEASKIVKKDKKQALKYLEEAKYQLKLAETLGYTSKSDTTYKMLRDEISKLEKEIKRNHNTKGLFEELLKKLKEFKEKAIQHINK
- the crcB gene encoding fluoride efflux transporter CrcB; the protein is MKFDTMLAIGIGGFIGAILRAYTSGLINNTIKHDIPFGTLSVNLIGSFILGVLIGLIQYNIIENSYIKSLLTTGMMGALTTFSTFAIESFFLIKNGLIIESLVYISLNVIGSILFAGAGFKFIEAIYK
- the lspA gene encoding signal peptidase II, producing the protein MKKIIFFIFAFFLIFLIDQTIKHFFLNGFEWHSKCISLVLAINKGVAFSMFSFLGEYLKYIQLFFIFLLFYFFIKEKVLFKHPIITGILFGAAISNLYDRFRVGGVVDYVYWHCFFDFAIFNFADVMIDLSILMFAYYYFFAKILLKK
- the lepA gene encoding translation elongation factor 4 — translated: MQDKIRNFSIIAHIDHGKSTLADRLIEFCGGISEREKEDQLLDTMDIEKERGITIKAQSVRLEYKGYILNLIDTPGHVDFSYEVSKSLKSSEGALLVVDATQGVEAQTLANVYMAIENDLEIIPVINKIDLPSADPDRVAEEIESTIGIDASEAILVSAKTGQGIEELLDAIIERIPAPKGNPNAPTKALIYDSWFDNYLGAICLVRVFDGSIKKGDEVLVMGTGKKHKVLELFYPHPIKKLKMDEIKTGEIGVVVMGLKNVADIRVGDTITNAKNPAKEPAAEFEEAKSFVFAGIYPIDTDKYDDLRDALEKLKLNDSSITFEPETSQALGFGFRVGFLGMLHMEVIKERLEREFGIELIATAPSVTYRVKLTDGSEIEISNPSELPPPNKIDKIYEPYVKATILTPSEFVGNLIQFLNEKRGVQIKMEYLSPERVLLEYELPLNEIVTDFYDKLKTLTKGYASFDYEPIGYKEGDLVKMDIRVAGEPVDALSIIVPKDKAEKRGRELIKVMKELIPRQLFEVAIQASIGNKIIARETVKALRKDVTAKCYGGDISRKRKLLEKQKKGKKRMKAIGKVNIPQEAFLSVLKID
- the infC gene encoding translation initiation factor IF-3, which encodes MSKKEKTLINEEILDITDRVRLVDGEGEPKIVDSHKALEIAYNKGLDLVLVAPNANPPVAKVMDYGKYKYEQERKKKEAKKKQVKIEVKEIKFTSKIQQNDIDYKVKHAREFLEKGKHVKLRVFLRGRELATPEKGFEVINKVWDMLKDVAEKQNEPKLEGNYINLLITPPKKKKK
- the thrS gene encoding threonine--tRNA ligase, which encodes MNNDIIGYKIGDNIFDLQTIEAKNIDISDAKPIYFDDSEDALEIIRHSAAHLMAQAIKELYPDAKFYVGPTIENGFYYDLKTSTPITDKDLKNIEKKMKQFAKKKIDITRYEISKDEAIEKFKDDELKQEVLKMIPSDVVSIYKQGDFEDLCRGPHLPNTKYLHNVKLQKVAGAYLGGDSNKEMLTRVYGTAFATKEALQEYLKRLEEALKRDHRKLGKELELWLFDEEVAPGMPIWLPRGAMLRANLEKLLFSAHIQREYEPVRGPEILRSEMWKISGHYYNYKENMYFTEIAHDDNQKQAEEYGIKPMNCLSHVKIFGHKVRSYKELPLRFFEFGTVHRHEKSGVLHGLLRVREFTQDDAHIFCRPDQIEEEIIKVLDFVDSIMQRFGFKYEMEISTRPEKSIGSDEIWEKATEALKNALNKLNREYGIDEGGGAFYGPKIDIKITDAIGRKWQCGTIQVDFNLPERFDISYIDENNERKRPVMIHRAIIGSFERFIAILTEHYAGEFPTFIAPIKAIFVPISEDHINYAKEIQKELLKDDLKTEIYASNDSLNKRIRNAEKQKVAYVVIIGDEEVKDGTVAIRDRRKRTQYKMKKGEFVEMIKKLSEVRV